CTGAATGACAACTCGTTTAAGCTGGATGCTATAACTATTATTAGGTGCTTTTTTAAGCAAAATCAGTTTTTGAAGTATCCTGGTATCCGGAATGATTTTTACATTGGTAAATACAGCATTACCAGTAAGAATATTGGTCCTTACATCTGAAAATTCTACATGATAAAGACTATCTGTAGATTTGAGGATCAAGCTCTTGAGCTCCGAAGTGATAAGGGGCTTCAGCCTAATGGAAATGAGCCAGCTGCCACCAAGCACCGATATCACCGTAAAAACAATTAGGCCTGCTGCCCATTTTATGCCTTTATACGTTTTTCGGGAGCTTTTAACCATACGGAGCATTCATTTTATTTCCCAATATACGAATTTACTCTTTCTTTTCTTTTGCTTCCCTGCGTTTTTTCTCCTTTTCCTCCCTTTTCTCCGCCCGTTTTTGTTTCCTTTCTTCCAGTTTATCTTCTACTTGCTCTTGTTTTTGCTGAGGTGTTTTAACAGGAACGATGCCAATGCCTACAATTTCACGTATGCCCAGGTATACGCTTTTCCACATGAGGTTGAAAAAAGAAGCAGAAGGAGGCCTTACAAAAGTGATGTTGGCTGTGCGCGCAGGCTTATTTTTATCGGGATTGTCATTTTTTACCACAAGTGCATTGGCTAAAAACGACAAAAGGCCTTTCTTTTTAACGGGCTCGCCCTCCTCACCTGCTTTTAGCAATTTGATATTCAAGTCGGTGTAATTAAATTGAACCAGACCTTTGGAGCCAGAAGTATTACCCTGAATATCAAAAGCAACCTTATTAACCTTTCCACTATTGATTTCAATAAGTCCAAGTGCCTTTGCTATAGGATTTAATGTCTTCATATCAAAAGCGCCCATCGTTCCACTGTAGCTAAATGCGCCATTTGGGGCAGTAAGGTTAAAATTGATGGCCACATTTACGTTGATTTTTTTCTGTAATAGCGTATGCAGGTTAGCAACCGCATGATTGTTTACGCTTAGCTTCAAAGAATCATTGGTTACATTCAGGATATTACCGGAAAGTTGATCAAATTCAATAGTACCTCTCTTTTGAGCAATAGGGTCATACTCTGTATAAGCCACGTCTACATTTTGTAGTTTTAAGGTATCAATGATGGCCGGTAAAGGCAATTTTCTTAAAGCCATATGCGGAAAGTTACTTCCCTTATTTTGTGTGGTTGGCGGCAATTCCCTGTTCATAAAAATCTTTACCGTTGCCGGGCCTATTTTAAGCGAAGAAGCATGCAGGTTACCTTCGGTATTTAGCAGGATAAAGTCTACTCCGCTCAGTTCTATTTTCCGAAACAGCAAATCGTACCTGTCCTTTTGCACCTTCTGCATCCTGCTAAATTTCAAATCAGGATACATGGGGATCATTTGAAGTCCGGTAATTTCCAGATTTTTAGCTGCAGCAGAGCCTTTAATCGTATCCACCTTTGTGGTATACATTTTATTTTTACTTAAAGAGCGGTAGCCGGCAAGTTCAAACGTAATGTCTTTAGTAAGGTAAAAGCGGCTGGTATCATATTGAGAGAGCGAATCTATCAGCAGGTCTTTTACATTCACATTTAAGTGTTTCACCGAATTGAGTGTTTTGGAAGTCGCCCCGTTAATGTAGTCAAAATCTGCATCCAGGATCTGTATAGATTTTATATGTACAGATTTCAATGATTTGGAAATTTGCTCGTACAGTGTTTTCTTATCCTTAACCGTATCTGGCTTTTTGGAAACCTTGTTGTAAATCACATTGATAGAAGGCTGGTCCAATACTATCGCATTCATTTCTACCCTCTTTTTGAAATAGGCCTTTAAAATCCCAATTCTGCTGAACTGTAAATGGGCAAGCTTTATCTGGAACAAATGGGTAGGCGCCTGTTTAATTTGCTTTAAGCGGTTGAATACTGCAGTATCTGGCATAAACCTTACACTATCTATTCTGGCACTTCCGGTGAGCAGGTTAAGGTGTATGTCTTTAAAATCAATCCGGTATAGATGCTTAGAGCCCTCATATACGGCAGTCTGTATTTTTTCTGTAAGCAAGGGTTTCCATTTGGCGCTCAAATAAAGTGCAGCAGCACCAACTAATACCAGCAATACGGCTACAATAGATCCAACCCATATCCAAATCTTTCTTTTACTTCCTTTAACAGATTTTTCCAAGCTCATAAGTTTTGATTTATATGGATCAATTGCAATAATTCTGCCACTTTGTCATTTATAAATTTATTTCCGTATTTTTGAAATTCGTAACAACGGTATAAATATGATTGACCTACAGCTAGCAGATAAGACACACGATGAAGGACGCCAGGGGGAGGCTTTAGTGACTGATGCACCTCTAAAACGCAATGGAAGAAAGCTTTACATTGAAAGTTATGGCTGCCAGATGAATTTTGCAGACAGCGAAATTGTAGCCTCTATCCTGTTTGACCAGGGTTTTGAAACTACTGGTGATTATAAAGAAGCAGATGTTGTTTTTATAAATACCTGCTCTATCCGGGAAAATGCAGAGCAGCGCGTGCGAAACCGATTGTCGCAATTTGGTGCTGAGAAACGAAGAAATCCGAAATTGATTGTAGGCGTATTAGGGTGTATGGCCGAGCGTTTAAAATCTAAATTCCTGGATGAAGAGAAATTGGTAGATGTAGTAGTTGGACCAGATGCTTACCGTGAATTGCCACAATTATTAGCTGAGGTTGAGAGCGGGCATAAGGCCATTAATGTATTACTTTCACGTGAAGAAACCTATGCAGACATTAGCCCTGTTCGTTTAAACGGTAATGGAATTACGGCTTTTATTTCCATTATGCGGGGTTGTGATAACATGTGTTCTTTTTGTGTGGTTCCTTTTACAAGAGGCCGCGAAAGGAGTCGTGATCCACATTCTATTTTAGCAGAGGCACAGGGCTTATTTGATATGGGATATAAAGAAGTGACCCTGCTTGGTCAAAATGTAGACTCTTACAAGTGGAAAGGTGCTGATTTGGTTACAGAGCAGACAGCTGCTGTTGCCTTAACTGAAGACAAACGCGAAATAGAAGTAAACTTTGCCCAATTGCTGGAAAAAGTAGCTTTAATTAGTCCCGACCTGAGGATCAGGTTTTCTACATCACACCCTAAAGACATTACTGACGAGGTATTGTATACCATCGCCAAATACGATAACATTTGCAACTACATACATCTGCCTGTACAGTCTGGCAGCAGCAGGATCCTGGATTTGATGAACCGCACTTATACCCGTGAATGGTATATGAACAGAATTGATGCCATTAGAAGGATTATTCCGGGTTGCGCAATTTCATCAGATATTATTGCCGGTTTTTGCTCGGAGACAGAAGAAGAGCATCAGGAAACATTGAGCATGATGGATTACGTAGGTTATGATTTTGCTTTTACCTTTAGCTATTCTGAAAGACCGGGAACTTTAGCCGCAAGAAAACTTCCAGACGACATTCCTGAGGAGGTGAAAAAACGCAGACTTGCAGAGATTTTGGTAAAACAGCAGAACTCCTCTTTATACAGGCTGCAACAGTTTGTTGGAAAAACTATGCGCATCCTGGTGGAGGGAACCTCAAAAAAATCAGACCTGGATTATTGCGGAAGGAACGATCAGAATGCGATGGTTGTATTTCCTGCAACTGCAGGCATAGCGCCGGGTCAATACGTAAACGTTTATATTGACCGCTGTACTTCTGCTACGCTACTGGGTGTTGTAGCAGTTGAAGAACCAGCTAATGTTTAATTCAATTTAACTTATTTTGGACGTACAAGACATAAAAAACAGGTTCGGTATTATTGGCGGCTCTCCGCTGCTGAACCGGGCGATAGATACTGCAAGACAGGTTGCACCGACGGATATGTCGGTACTGATTACTGGCGAAAGCGGAAGTGGTAAAGAGGTGTTCTCCCACATCATTCATCAGATGAGCACGCGTAAGCATGGCGCTTTTATTGCCGTGAACTGTGGCGCCATTCCTGAAGGAACCATAGACTCTGAATTATTTGGCCATGAAAAGGGCTCTTTTACCGGTGCACATGAAGCACGTAAAGGTTATTTTGAGGTGGCTAATGGAGGCACTATCTTTTTAGATGAAGTGGCAGAATTACCATTGGGTACACAAGCACGTTTATTGCGTATCCTGGAAAGCGGCGAATACCTTCGCGTTGGTTCATCTAAAGTTCAAAAAACCGATGTGAGGATTGTAGCTGCAACCAACGTTGATGTATACAACAGGGTAAAATCTGGTAAATTTCGTGAAGACTTATATTACCGTTTAAATACAGTTCCCTTGCGCATCCCTGCCCTGCATGAGCGCAAAGAAGATATTTATCTGTTATTTAGAAAATTCTCTGCTGATTTTAGTGACAAGTACAGGAGCCCCGGAATACAATTGGAGCCCGATGCAATCCAAATGCTGAGTAACTACAGCTGGCCGGGAAATGTAAGGCAGCTAAAAAACATAGCAGAGCAGGTTTGTGTACTGGAAAAAGACCGGAATGTTACTGCTGCAGCTTTACTGAATTACATTCCCAATGAAAGCGCTACGAATTTACCGATGGCCATCAACGGGACAAATAAAGAAGATTTTACAGAGCGTGATATCCTTTATAAAGTGTTGTTTGACATGAAAAAGGATATGATGGAACTGAAAAAACTGGTGGCTGAAATTATTCAAAACGGTGGCAATACCGCACACATTATGGAAGATAACCCGCATTACATCAACCAGCTTTATCAGGAGGTAGACCAGAATTTTGGTGATGGTCCGCTGACGATTAAAAAGCCTGCCCCGGGTGGCCCTGTAGATTATAATTATGCCCATGATGCGGAAGAGGTAGAAGAATCCTTATCTTTAATTGACAAGGAATCTGACCTGATTAAAAAAGCCTTGAAAAAACATAAGGGTAAACGTAAATTTGCAGCACAAGAGCTCGGAATTTCAGAACGCACGCTATATAGAAAAATTAAAGAACTGAACCTCAATTGATGATGAAGAAAATAGTTGTATTGTTGGCAGTGATAGCAGGGCTTTTTAACTCCTGTACGGTAAAACTTAATGGCGCGTCTATCCCTGCGGAAATGAAGACCATTAACATTCTGTTTTTTGAAAACAATGCACCCCTGGTTATCCCTTATTTAAGTCAGCAGTTTACAGAAGACCTTAAAACAAGGATCCGGAATCAAAGCAGGTTGAGCTTAAGCCAGACTGATGCCGACGCAACAATGGAGGGCCGGATTACCGGATATGACATTAAACCTGTTTCCCTGGCAGACAACAGGCAACAGCTGAATACTGGTGCAAGTAGGTTAACCATTACCATTAGCGTAAAATACACCAATAACCTCAATGAAAAACAAAGTTTTGAGGAATCATTTTCACGTTATAAAGACTTTACCCTTACGGGAAGTAACCTGGAGGCACAACAGCCCCAACTCATCAAAGATATCAATGCACAGCTAACAGAGGATGTTTTTAACCGCGCTTTTGCACAATGGTAAATCAAGTTACAAACATCAGCACGGAAGATCCGGTTCTTTTAAAATCATTAATTGAGCGCTATCCCTATCACCAGCCTTTGCATTTAATGCTGGCAAAAGCCACGATGGGAATGGAGGAAGCGCAAACAGCATTGGCTACCGCAGCTTTATATACCAACGGACAGTTGCTGCACAACATTGTTTTTGACAAGACTAAACACAGCGACAAAGAATTTAACATCATAGCCTATCCTGAAGCGGCTCCTGCAGAGAAAAAACCTGCTGAGGATATTTTTGAAGTTGAAGATGAAATAAAAGATACCATACCAGAACAGGCACTTTTGAGTCCCGAAACTGATGAGCAGGAAGTTTTTGATGAAATTGGGGAGCTGTATTTATATCATACAGAAGAAAGCCTTACCAGTGTTGAAACTGAAAACACCGTTGAAGAAGTAGCTCAGGAAATGCCTGTGCCAACTGAAGCTGAAGATTTACGAATTGCCGCAGAAGAAGAGGAACTTGTACTGGAGAACATTGTATCCAGCGACTTCTTTGCTTTTGAGCAAAAGCTGGACACAGAAATTAGCGAGCCCATTATCGAAGACAAAGAAGATGTTGTGGACGATGCGCCTGTACAAGCGGCAGAAGAAAACAGGGTAAGTAATTATCATGACGATAAATTGCCTTACACCTTCTTATGGTGGCTTGCCAAAACAAGGAAAGAATATCAAAGTTTTCAGCCTTATGTGACGGTGAAGAAGCAACCTTCTCATGACCTGCAGCAGCAATATGTAGAACACATCTTCCATATTCAAAGTCCATTCAATCCAGAGGAGATCTTAAATAATTCAGCACAGCTACCACATGCAGATCCGAAAGAAGTTGAGCTTATTGATACCTTTATCAAAAATGCACCTCAAATTGGTACGCTAAAGACAGAACAAATAGACAATGAGAACAAGGCGCGTAAGAGTGCTGAGGACCATAATGACGTAGTTTCTGAAACGCTGGCTAAAATCTATATTGAACAAATGCTTTATCACAAGGCATTAGAGACTTATGAAAAATTAAGTTTGAAGTTTCCAGAAAAAAGCCGTTACTTTGCCGACCTTATCCAATCTATAAAAAAGAAGATTTAACACGATAACCCGATATGATATTTTTAACCATTTTACTCATCATTATTTGTGCCGCTTTAGGCCTGTTTGTTTTGATTCAAAATCCTAAAGGTGGCGGTCTTGCTACTGGTGGTGCAGGCAGTAATATGTTTGGCGTACAGCGTACAGGAGATGTATTAGAAAAAGGCACCTGGATTTTACTGGCCCTTGTTGTTGTGGTTACTTTATCCATCACTACCATGGCTAAAACAGGCGGAAGTAGCCAGGTTGACTCTAAAATTCAGGAGCAACTGGATAAAACACCTACTCCATCACCTATAGGCGGTTTGCCAGCTCCATCCGCTCCGGCAACTACACCTGTAAAATAAGCGTAGCGATTAAAAAATTGAAAAGCCCGTTAGGAGATCCTGACGGGCTTTTTCTGTATCTGACACTCTGACACCTTAAACTCTTGCATAAAAAGCGATTGCTGACAGGCTGT
The nucleotide sequence above comes from Pedobacter sp. MC2016-14. Encoded proteins:
- the secG gene encoding preprotein translocase subunit SecG, yielding MIFLTILLIIICAALGLFVLIQNPKGGGLATGGAGSNMFGVQRTGDVLEKGTWILLALVVVVTLSITTMAKTGGSSQVDSKIQEQLDKTPTPSPIGGLPAPSAPATTPVK
- a CDS encoding sigma-54-dependent Fis family transcriptional regulator codes for the protein MDVQDIKNRFGIIGGSPLLNRAIDTARQVAPTDMSVLITGESGSGKEVFSHIIHQMSTRKHGAFIAVNCGAIPEGTIDSELFGHEKGSFTGAHEARKGYFEVANGGTIFLDEVAELPLGTQARLLRILESGEYLRVGSSKVQKTDVRIVAATNVDVYNRVKSGKFREDLYYRLNTVPLRIPALHERKEDIYLLFRKFSADFSDKYRSPGIQLEPDAIQMLSNYSWPGNVRQLKNIAEQVCVLEKDRNVTAAALLNYIPNESATNLPMAINGTNKEDFTERDILYKVLFDMKKDMMELKKLVAEIIQNGGNTAHIMEDNPHYINQLYQEVDQNFGDGPLTIKKPAPGGPVDYNYAHDAEEVEESLSLIDKESDLIKKALKKHKGKRKFAAQELGISERTLYRKIKELNLN
- a CDS encoding LptE family protein translates to MMKKIVVLLAVIAGLFNSCTVKLNGASIPAEMKTINILFFENNAPLVIPYLSQQFTEDLKTRIRNQSRLSLSQTDADATMEGRITGYDIKPVSLADNRQQLNTGASRLTITISVKYTNNLNEKQSFEESFSRYKDFTLTGSNLEAQQPQLIKDINAQLTEDVFNRAFAQW
- the miaB gene encoding tRNA (N6-isopentenyl adenosine(37)-C2)-methylthiotransferase MiaB yields the protein MIDLQLADKTHDEGRQGEALVTDAPLKRNGRKLYIESYGCQMNFADSEIVASILFDQGFETTGDYKEADVVFINTCSIRENAEQRVRNRLSQFGAEKRRNPKLIVGVLGCMAERLKSKFLDEEKLVDVVVGPDAYRELPQLLAEVESGHKAINVLLSREETYADISPVRLNGNGITAFISIMRGCDNMCSFCVVPFTRGRERSRDPHSILAEAQGLFDMGYKEVTLLGQNVDSYKWKGADLVTEQTAAVALTEDKREIEVNFAQLLEKVALISPDLRIRFSTSHPKDITDEVLYTIAKYDNICNYIHLPVQSGSSRILDLMNRTYTREWYMNRIDAIRRIIPGCAISSDIIAGFCSETEEEHQETLSMMDYVGYDFAFTFSYSERPGTLAARKLPDDIPEEVKKRRLAEILVKQQNSSLYRLQQFVGKTMRILVEGTSKKSDLDYCGRNDQNAMVVFPATAGIAPGQYVNVYIDRCTSATLLGVVAVEEPANV